The Euphorbia lathyris chromosome 4, ddEupLath1.1, whole genome shotgun sequence genomic interval GGACTTATCTGTTTTAGTTATTTCTGTTGCTTGTGTTATTTTACCGTTTGTTTCCAAGTGGATTTTTACCGTTTGTTATTTCTGATGCTTAGTaccaaaaatagtttgaaatttACCGTAAAATGGAGCAATTGTTTGCAAATCGTATGAAGACTTGATTTTCAGTCTATGAGTTTTTACTATTCTTTTGTGTGTTTAACAATTAATAGCAAGCTCATACTGTGAAAATGCACACCGACTTGAATGTCGGCATGTACTGGGAGAAATGGGAGTGGACTACTGGGATTCTGATATTTGGAGGCAACATATTGAGACAAATGAGGTAGATAGTCTAATTTATCATGttcattaatttgttgttctGGCTGAAGTTTCATTTCATCTTTAACGTAAATTGTTTGTGTTTTCGTGATTTAATACATCTACAGGTGCTTGTGATGACCACAAATATTACTAAATGGTTTGAGGCATGGTTTCTTCAAGCTGAACTTGATGAAGGTTCTGATATTCGACGAATGTCATCACGCGAAAGGTAGAGCCCCTTATTCATTGATTTTGCAAGTGACTTCGTCTTTCTCTTCCTCTAATGATACTGATTTTCCGAGTAAATATCCACTTCATTTCGCAAATTTCACTATATTTCCAGGAGTTCTATCACCTCTACTTCAAATTTGGAGGTTTCGATCTTCCTAGGATATTTGGGATGACAGCTTCTCTTGTAAATTCAAAGGGTACTAATTCATTTACCTTGTTTCTGCTTTATTTTATTCCCGCTGTTCTATTCTCTTCATCAGTCTATGTATGACTATTGGTCATTTCTTTCAATCTTGCTTGGTTACTGATTTTTTTGTCTTTAAAGAGAGAGATTTCTGTCATATGTCCATGTATTCCATTTtactttattaattattatatattgacCTCTCATTTATACTTTGGTTCTTTGTCATCAAGGTCTGAAATCAGGAGCATGGAGCATCCTATTGGTGTTATCAAGGTCTGCAATCGAGAATATGATGTGTTCTAAGGTGTCTCTCTCTTTTAGTTTCTATTGAATTAATGATGCATATTGCCAAGATGATGCCTATGTTTTAATCTGTATTTGGATGAAACTTTAGTTAATACATTGGACTTGCATTTCTTTCCTTGTTGAAGGTGTATACTTGCAAGAGTGAATCTGTACTTGCCAATTTTGTTCCTTTCTTCACTCTGAAATTTAAAAGCTATAACCATGACGATATTTCAGATGAGATTTGTGTAAAACTAGCCGATCAACTGAAGACGTCAAAAGAAGAGGTCTGTAACTCTTGCTATATGTATTTTGAAAGAT includes:
- the LOC136225564 gene encoding endoribonuclease Dicer homolog 2-like gives rise to the protein MTASLVNSKGLKSGAWSILLVLSRSAIENMMCSKVYTCKSESVLANFVPFFTLKFKSYNHDDISDEICVKLADQLKTSKEEAAKISSSWI